One window from the genome of Halonatronomonas betaini encodes:
- a CDS encoding PPC domain-containing DNA-binding protein, whose protein sequence is MKLKDDRFQGFNNYEPGQVLKGRLPRGEDLLNSLTDLIKEAGIRSGQVKVLGALRNAKIGYFNQNDRNYYYHEFDAGVEIAHCQGNISMLDGEPFIHAHIIITDSEGRSYGGHLAEGSEIYVAETIIQEFIGEPQVRVEEPESGLSLWEV, encoded by the coding sequence ATGAAACTAAAGGACGATAGATTTCAAGGTTTTAATAATTATGAGCCAGGTCAGGTTTTAAAGGGACGCTTACCAAGAGGAGAAGATTTATTAAATAGTCTAACTGACCTGATTAAAGAAGCCGGGATTCGCTCAGGACAGGTAAAGGTTTTAGGAGCGCTTAGAAATGCAAAAATAGGATATTTTAATCAAAATGATAGAAACTATTATTACCATGAATTTGATGCAGGGGTTGAGATAGCTCACTGTCAGGGGAATATTTCTATGCTTGATGGTGAGCCCTTTATCCATGCTCATATAATTATAACTGATTCAGAAGGCAGGTCTTATGGAGGTCATCTTGCTGAGGGCTCGGAGATATATGTAGCAGAGACTATTATTCAAGAATTTATTGGTGAACCACAGGTAAGAGTTGAGGAGCCTGAAAGTGGCCTTTCTTTATGGGAAGTGTAG
- a CDS encoding tetratricopeptide repeat protein — MKKRNLIIVFALAVVLMVGMSSQIEGASLNQAMEYFNNAEYENAASVFSDLIDEGEESWQAYYFAGLSYNNIGQPETAIPYFENAYELRPDDYRTVVNYTRALYRSEAYETAYEILTDFDGDILDTQYHNLLGLIYSSKGELESSEAAYLEGIEYGDNPYLYNNLGLLLLEDGRYEEAVEYLGEAVALEPGEAYIYNNYGLALLNTGAEAEAVEAFEAALEIDPDFTRAENNLNRIQGE, encoded by the coding sequence ATGAAAAAAAGAAATTTAATTATTGTCTTTGCTCTTGCAGTTGTTTTAATGGTAGGCATGAGTTCACAAATTGAAGGTGCATCTTTAAACCAGGCAATGGAGTATTTTAATAATGCTGAATATGAAAATGCTGCCTCTGTTTTTAGTGATTTAATTGATGAGGGAGAAGAAAGCTGGCAGGCATATTATTTTGCAGGGCTTAGTTATAATAATATTGGTCAACCAGAAACTGCCATACCTTATTTTGAGAATGCATATGAATTGAGACCTGATGATTACAGGACAGTTGTTAATTATACAAGGGCATTATACAGGTCAGAAGCTTATGAAACAGCTTATGAAATTTTAACTGATTTTGATGGTGATATTTTAGATACTCAGTATCATAATTTATTAGGGTTAATTTATTCTAGCAAGGGAGAGCTTGAATCATCAGAGGCTGCTTATCTTGAAGGAATTGAGTATGGTGATAATCCATATCTCTATAATAATTTAGGTTTGCTCTTATTAGAAGATGGGAGATATGAAGAAGCTGTAGAGTATCTGGGAGAGGCAGTTGCATTAGAACCAGGTGAAGCCTATATTTATAATAATTATGGACTGGCTTTACTAAATACAGGTGCAGAAGCTGAAGCTGTTGAAGCATTTGAAGCTGCACTGGAAATTGATCCAGATTTTACGAGAGCTGAAAATAATCTTAATAGAATCCAGGGGGAATAG
- the nth gene encoding endonuclease III, whose protein sequence is MEKNLDEKLNFVIDILGDKYPAPETELNHDSPFELLVATILSAQTTDVQVNKVTEELFKEYDSPDDFARLSPNELADKIKSIGLYRNKSKFIVESSRIILADFDGQVPRNFSDLLKLPGVGRKTASVVLVGAFSTPAFPVDTHVFRVSNRLGLASSDRVEEVEEQLKDLIPEELWADMHHWLIFHGREVCKARSPKCEICRLKNYCNYYQKKGG, encoded by the coding sequence ATGGAAAAAAATTTAGATGAGAAATTAAATTTTGTAATTGATATTTTAGGTGATAAATACCCTGCGCCAGAAACAGAATTAAATCATGACTCGCCATTTGAATTGTTAGTGGCAACTATCTTATCTGCTCAGACGACAGATGTACAGGTTAATAAAGTAACTGAAGAGCTTTTTAAAGAATATGATAGCCCAGATGATTTTGCAAGATTAAGTCCAAATGAATTAGCAGATAAAATTAAATCTATTGGTCTTTATAGAAATAAGAGTAAGTTTATTGTGGAAAGCAGCAGAATTATTTTAGCTGATTTTGATGGTCAGGTGCCAAGAAATTTCTCGGATTTATTGAAATTACCTGGTGTTGGCAGAAAAACAGCAAGTGTTGTTTTAGTTGGTGCTTTTTCAACTCCGGCTTTTCCTGTTGATACTCATGTTTTTAGAGTTTCTAATAGGTTAGGTCTAGCAAGTAGTGACAGAGTGGAAGAGGTTGAAGAACAGTTAAAAGATCTTATTCCTGAAGAATTGTGGGCTGACATGCATCACTGGCTAATATTTCATGGTAGAGAAGTTTGTAAGGCTAGAAGTCCTAAATGTGAGATATGTCGGTTAAAAAATTATTGCAATTACTATCAAAAGAAAGGAGGGTAA
- a CDS encoding 5' nucleotidase, NT5C type, which yields MYKFGFDIDGVLTNEGDNDNNIWHKTFIDHFGDKVKKVSDSYDFREAYNLPDSDIIDFLNENKEKIFSSVPPYQEAIEFLNRLKEQGHKIILITARHEEFRDVTEKWLSRNNFSYDKLYHDENKAPLALNENLEIFVDDHRDNVRDIKSVGIPALLFTRSHNLNASEDEYTARVSNWQEIKDYIKNYYLR from the coding sequence TTGTATAAGTTCGGATTTGATATTGATGGAGTTTTAACTAATGAAGGCGATAATGATAATAATATCTGGCATAAAACTTTTATAGATCATTTTGGTGATAAAGTAAAAAAGGTTTCTGATAGTTATGATTTCAGAGAAGCTTATAACCTTCCAGATTCTGATATAATCGATTTCCTCAATGAAAATAAAGAAAAAATATTTTCCTCAGTACCACCTTATCAGGAAGCTATTGAGTTTTTGAATAGACTTAAAGAGCAGGGCCATAAAATAATCTTAATAACTGCCCGCCACGAAGAATTTAGAGATGTTACAGAAAAATGGCTGAGTAGAAATAACTTTTCTTATGATAAATTATATCATGATGAAAATAAAGCTCCTCTAGCTCTAAATGAAAATTTGGAAATATTTGTTGACGATCATCGAGACAATGTTAGAGATATTAAATCAGTCGGTATCCCAGCCCTTTTATTTACAAGAAGCCATAATTTAAATGCAAGCGAAGATGAATATACGGCTAGAGTTAGTAACTGGCAGGAAATCAAAGACTATATCAAAAACTATTATCTTCGATAA